The genomic stretch GAAGTGATACAAGCCGTCGAGACCCTCGAGACCAAGATGAAGGACGACATGAAGAAGAACGCGACGCAGTACCAAGTGCACGAGGAGCTCAAGGACATGTTTGTGCCGGAGCGACCCGTCCGGGAGGACGACGAGTACTTCGTAGAGACTGGCAAGAAACCTGAAGTGTACTTCCTGCCACAAAACCAGAAGCCGTTGACGCTACAGTCAGTTCTGAGACCGGCCGGTCCTAATAAGCCGATGGGAAATAAGCGTCCAGTATATCGTCGACCAGCTCCACCTAAAATTAAACTACGCAGACCTCCTCCTCCAGTGATGTTCCAGAAAGCGAGCGGCTATCCTCTAGCCATGCCGAACCACCACAACAACCACGGAGGACAAAAGAAACAGTCGCCGAAGTTCAACGCGAACCGGCAGCAGTCCAATATGAACCGACCACCCATGAACGTAGACCGACCTCCTGTCAACGTGGATCGTCCGCCAATGAACCCAGACCGGCCACTCATGATTATAGACCAAGTACCGATGAACATGGACCGACCGCCGATGAATGTGGACCGACCGCCGATGATGGTAGACCGACGACCCCCAGCCCCGGGCGGTAGAGGCACTCCAGCTCCACTTATGAAGGTCATGCACACCACACATCATCAAACTAAGCCTAATTACAACCAGGTTACGAAACTTATGCCGAAACCAATGAACCAAATGAATCCGTTGCAGACTATAATCATGGGCAAACCTAGTTTAGTACAACCGACCTTACCACAGTCTACACAGAGCCAGACATTGAACTTAGGTCAGACTGACATCATCGCTAATCAAGTAGTAAAGAGTCAGATAATGCTCCCGGGCGGTAACGACGCGGTCGCACAACACAGCTCGGTACAAACATACTTTAACAAACCAGGACAAATAATATTAGGCAAACCAATGGATAACCCAATGCCTTTAGACCAACAGATGATACCGTCGAAACAACATGGAATACAAACACCGTCCACACCATCACCGTCGCACTTCAAGTCCACACCGAGTATCATCATACTACCAGACAATGCACAACAGTCACAGAACGAAATTAAGTCATCAGACTTTATGGGAGAATCGACAGACGCGTCTTCAATAAAACCAGCGATAAACACTGGATTCAAACCTGATTCTATAGTTGTTGAGAGTGGCTTCAAGCCAATTATAAGAGAACCTCTAATGGCCGCAGAAGATAGAATAGCGGATGATTACGACACTCCCGGTAACAACAGACGAGAAGACACTGACATGGTGGACGAGTACGACATCAGTCCGCAGTTAATATCTAACAACCACGCGTACCCCAGCGACAAACTGACGGAGACCTTCGAACCTATGTTCATACCATCACCTGAAGATCACTTACTGCCAACTAACGATAGAACTAAAGAAGTGTTCCCAGTGAACCACGCTAAAGAAGACAGACCACACCCAGTGTATGTGAAAACAGAAAGCGAACTAAACGCATTGTTCGGTAAAAAGAACATGGACAGAGAAGTACCCAGTGACTTGGTGATGGAGTCCGATAGGGTCAGTCCTCACTACCTCCCACCTGATCCAAAACTACCGAAGGAACATTCACAAAAGCTGTCCAGTGATCAAACGTACACGACCTACGATGGTAAGACAGTATCAGGAGCGACGTTGACAAGCGTTATCGACAGTAAACCAGCTAAATTGTTTTCCTCAAAGCTTCCAGCTAACTCCGAGCAACTATTGAAAATGCCACAGTTTGGACCATTCAAGGGAGAAATACCACCGCCTGTTGCCGAACATATCAAAAAAGATTCAAACACAAATATTGATACACGAACGACACATTTAAAACTCGTCAATATTAAAAAGGCTGAAGAAAAAATAAGTGATTTGAAGCCAGAAAGTAGTCAGGTGGTGACTGAGGTAGTCACACAAAACGCGGCAGAGGATAAATTAACGGAGGGTTCAGAAGAATATGAAGATTCAGAGGAATATGATGAAGAATTAGAAGAAGAGAAAGGCAGAAGAGTGAAAAGAGAAACAAAAACGACTCAATTCGAGAAGGGAGAGATACAGGAGGTGGCACAAACGAACGGGCACAGCAAGCCCGTGCACCACGTGGAGTTCGAGACGACGGTGgccaccgccgccgccaccaccgCTAGGCTGTACTGGACGCACATAGTATTACTAACGTTATGTATGAAGCTgctataagttatattaaattattaatttatttattggatataaatgtataggGCTTGCCATTAAATGCATTTCGTGTCGGATGACGTAGATATCGGGTAGAGGCTGCGGGCTCGTGTCTCGCTCTCGAGGGCTTCGTCTTCAGCTCTTCGTATAACGTGAACTATACACCTGTTACCACTTTGTTACACGCATAATGCAATTCAATACTCCGGTAGTGTGTAaggttttgtaaatattttctaataaagttAGTGTTTAATTTAATGTGTTGACTTTTATTTCGACTTGAATGCTTATGTACTTACTTGACTAAATCGATGATTGTTAACTACAATACTGTGAAATTTTTGacttaattatgaaaaaaaattgactcGAGCTATTATATGACCAGTATTCCACAATCCAAAGACAATATTTTGACTCTTATTTTAGACTGAAGAATTGCGAACCATATTTTTACCATTCTTACAGGAAAACCTCCACCTTACATGCATAATCACTCACATGCTTGTACCACTGGACTGTTAGACTTCTTGGTTACTATCACTCCTCACTTCTTAAGCGTGGGTTTGTTGAGTGAGGGCAGCTTGAACAGCGTGTGTACGTTGTAGATCTTCTTGGTGAGGCGCGTGAAGTTGGCCAGCGCTATCTCGTGCGGGTAGTTCATGTCCACCAGACGGAGCACAGAGTCGCGGCTGCGACCCCTGCaggcaaacaaaaatattttactacacCATTTAAACCCTTTAATCCAGTAACCCTTTGAGCcgttttatttctaaacaaaatataacgtaacgataaaatctattttttgcCGTACCGTATATGGGCCCACATGCGGTAGAGAGTTAAGTTCTATCTAGAGATTGGTTCTTTGGCATCTAGTTCGACAGCGACATTTAATATGTTAATACGTTCGGGGTCAAAACATAACCTAAgttcttataatataaaaatgccGTCTATCGACTAGATACACAGAAATATAATACGTtagtatacaagtatgtataCTTACTGTCTATTAGTCATGATCCTGGCGACGGAGGTGAGCGGTAGACCGGCGTTGTCCGCAAGGTCCACGTCGCTGCCTCGCACTACACACAGCTCTTCTACAATCGCTGTGTTCGCTCCTTGACACACTGCAATATTACATGTCACTGTACGtgcaaatttttattttcattgtttccTTCACCATATGTTTTATCTTACTAGTGCGATTGTACTGGCTTATCAGTGGAATCGTTCAtctattatattagtttttatttcacttatttgACGCTAAACCCTTTGCCACCCTTCTAATCAAACATTGGAAAGCTACgtaaattttaccaaaaatatgtaaaacgaATGAGTGCAGTAACTCACGTGCTCTGAACAGTGGCGTCCACCCGTTGTTGTCGGTCACAGTGACATCGCCTCCCTTGTCCATGATGTAGCGCAGTGTCTCCACGTCGCATGAGTCCACCGCGTAGTGCTCCATGCGGAGACCGTTCACATCCCGAGCCTGGAGATCCGACAAGTCTCATAGATGCAAGTGTTTATTTGTAGGATAACTTACAatccttctaatattattaatgcgaaagtttgtgagtagatatgtatggatgtttgttactcttcaacgcaaatactactaaaccgattactATAAAATTTGGGAtacaggtagctgaagacccagaagaacacataggctattttttatcccagagttctcGAGGATAGGTttccacgcgggcgaagtcgcgggcggcctctagtacacaataatttcaacaatatttaagtGGCTGATAAATAACATTGCGTTCAGAATAACATGGGTCGCacagtaagtaggtacttgtcATATTATAGTCTGTTGTCCAAATCGGTCTCatgcttaattaaataatatactaccTTCGGTTCAACCGTATTGCCttcacaaaatatgtatattcagCTGACCCACTGAAAAATCTGTTGTAACTGGCTGATATTTTAAGAACGCTAGTGCCTTGATCTATTGGTTAAAATAAAGTTAGCTTTCGAGGCTTCGTCTAGATTCATTTTTAGGTAAACGGAGCGAGGTTTTGAGTTAGTTGTCGACatagtttaaagttttattttaaaacgaggTCTGTTCACGAGGACAGAAGACAGTTTCGTAGTTTAGGCGGCACGTTGTATTTTTCGTTGCAAAATTATTAAAGACTGATATTAGAAAACCATCGTTCAAAAATCACTGAAATAGgttgatagtatttttttccaactatgtagATATCGTGTCATAGAAACTCTGATCGCTTGCGTACACATGAAAGCAATAAGCTGTGTTAGTGTAAATGTAGCTTGAATTATCATTATGATCTGTGACCTGAAAGTCAGCGCCCTTCTCGAGCAGCAGGTCGATGATGGGTAGGCGCGCGGTGAGCACGGCGAGGTGCAGCGGCGTCTGGCCCGTGGCCGAGCGCTGGTCCACCTCCGCGCCCGCGCACACCAGGAACCTCACTGTGTTTATGTCTCCTGTACAAAAAACCATAAccaaatacattttcttttcacaGTTATTTGGGTTCAGTGctgttcatattttttctaatagcTGTCATAACATTATGAAATCTTTTACGGTATATAGTATACTCGTACGTTGAAGTAAAAGTGATAATATCTTGCTGTAAACTACTAAGTGAGGCGTTTGACATTCGAACTAAGCCAGTAAATCTCTAGTCGGAATcattctaaaaaataaaatctatatcacACACCAGTAGTAACCATCATTACCCAAGTACTCTGCAACTTTTACTCTGTATCAAGAAAAGTTAAGTAATCAAGAACTACTTTATAAATCTACAATTCCCAAACTGCTATATCATATTACACAAGCCCAATCGATCAATACGAGTTAGCATCAATAAAATATGCATCGAGCGAGCTATTACAAGCTCTACGGTAGAGTTGGCCCAGTATCGGCTCATGACTAATTGAAGCGGCTCTATGTAGAGCAGCTATTCTTACAAGCGCGCTGAAGGCTTGGGTCGATAGAGCTGGGAGCTGCACTGTACCTCGTCTGACGGCGGTCGCCAGAGGCGTGTAGCCGTTGCTCGGGTTCAAGATACCGATCAACTCTGGTCTCTCTTCTAGCATGCTTTGTACCTGCGTCATGAAAAATAAGTCATTAAATGAAGTGGGAataatagtccattgaaatgttacatgagatttacatttattagaggacgcaattttatttttggatcatgtaggggggtcaatagaagcttaacttgaagtttgtggggtcgccacccttgtcccccggccgccatcttggaaaaggtggtggaaacacttttttcgctatatctcggaaactatgcgtcttacaataaaattgtaaatgcataatttgtagcaaattattttgtctacaaatatgttctacaactttttgccctaaattaacaattaaagaagttataagcaaaaaagtgcaattttttttataattattttctttattgctctattattttttttagcgacagccgcgcggatagatctctgaggttaacccacgcttgccgaggttattttgtggatgggtgaccatcttacacatatcgagttcctccctgtttcggaaggcacgttaaattatgggtcccggctgtcattttcgaagatatttgacagtcgtttacagtactcagaagcttgaaagtctgacaaccagtcttaaccaggggtatcgttttatatcccaggtaaatgggttgtggaggtcataggcagtcgctccatgtaaaacactggtattcagctacatctagtgagactggaagccgactccaacatagtttggaaaaaaggctaagctgatatgaataaattaaaaaaaattaactcaaaccaatcttgtagagtatttttcgaggaaaatcttgcctaatatattttttttaatttaattaattagaaactcagtaacagcgctccgaaatagatCGGATATGGAAagaatttttttgtaaaaaaaaattcactattttgcttataacttctttaattgttaatttaggacaaaaagttatgagacatatttgtaggcaaaataatttgctacaaattatgcatttacaattttattgtaagacgcatagtttccgagatatagcgaaaaaagtgtttctacccccttttccaagatggcggccgggggacaagagtggcgaccccacaaacttcaagttaagcttctattgaccccccctacatgttccaaaaataaaactgcgtcctctaagaaatgcaatattcggccctcaaattgtaacatttcaatggactataaatAAATTCCAAAACAATTGAATGCGTCCTATAATGTCAGTTGCTCTACTCATTagattatgtataatatagcaAAAA from Anticarsia gemmatalis isolate Benzon Research Colony breed Stoneville strain chromosome 24, ilAntGemm2 primary, whole genome shotgun sequence encodes the following:
- the flip gene encoding ankyrin repeat and SAM domain-containing protein flippy, which codes for MSEVSTKQLQEHLVAKFTAWSPPAPEVLNRTKRSITLDWGQLDPFHFIEDQLLFRLEKNDKIPPWVVVYRGGKTKKEIDNLAPRCPHKFKLKVIVKAEAVHTLAARAMLFYGDEDIVYEAMKKVNTDQEQKDNEVDEIKGRGDAPGVPTFVIDEVNGDEPKIGDDGDAGKTTRPSSSVKSGEHKWLESRWSEETWTSTDTDGTSVMCFCMAVRCGYMKQVQSMLEERPELIGILNPSNGYTPLATAVRRGDINTVRFLVCAGAEVDQRSATGQTPLHLAVLTARLPIIDLLLEKGADFQARDVNGLRMEHYAVDSCDVETLRYIMDKGGDVTVTDNNGWTPLFRALCQGANTAIVEELCVVRGSDVDLADNAGLPLTSVARIMTNRQGRSRDSVLRLVDMNYPHEIALANFTRLTKKIYNVHTLFKLPSLNKPTLKKCIVHVIRRAEDEALESETRARSLYPISTSSDTKCI